TATTAACCCCGCGACCGGGCTTAGATCCCCAGCAGCAAAAGGTCGCTTCCGTTTCCGAGGATGCTGGCGGTCCGCCTCCATGTCCAGCATGTCATTCAGGATGTAGCCTGCGGACGCCACGAAACTGAATGCCACGAACGCAAGAAAACTGTTTATGAGCTTCGAACGGTCACCAAACTCGTGCGACAGAAAGAGAGGAAGGAAGATCAGCAGATTTTTTGGCCACTGCCGGGCGCGAATCGCCGACAGGATCGCCACCATCGTATTCTTGCGATGATTAAACTCCCTCTCGACGGCGATATTCTTCAGTCGTGCCTTCGCTGATGTTGCCCAACTGGCATTCGCCAGCATAGCCTTGTTCGCATTCTCGAGGATTGGCAGATCCTGATTCGAGTTCCCGATGTAGTCGAAACCTCCTTCGCCGAAACGCTCATTCAGAACGTGCAACTTGCTATATCCAGTGAGATTTCGCCGGTCATCGCTGCAGATCACCGACTCGAATATTCCGAGATGTCTGGCGACGCCGGATGCAATTTGATCATTCGCTCCCGTCGCAAGGTGTAGCTTCCTGCCTCGCGCGTGCTCATCACGAAGGTACTGGAGCAGTTCTTCGTTGTAGGGCAGACCTGATGGAGACAGTTGTATCTCTTTCGCGAGCGCAGCTTTGAATCCAGCCTTGCCTCGCAGGAGCCAGAAAGGCATTCGCAGAAGCAATTCCGGGCGTCGACGGACCGTCACCAGGCAGGCGTCGATAAGCAAGTCACTCTTCACCAGGGTCCCATCGAGGTCAACGCACAAAGGAACGTCTTTGGCCGGGGTTGTAACCGTATCGATGGTCTGCATGTGGACTCCGTCGCTTGCCTGCGATAAATGTGAGAGTAAGTTCGATAGCTACAGATTTCAATCGCTTCGCAGGTACTCCCTTATTACGGAAGGTCGTCAGGTTCGTAACTAGTGAATACCACATACTGCAGCTATATTTATTTACGTAACGCCAGAGACCGATACGACGCAGGACCTAGCCTTGCCAACCGAAGCAGATGTTGAACCACTCCCTACCAGGCGTACTCATGAGATCCTTCCCATCATATTCTGGGCACTATTTCTACAGCTATTCCTGCTGATCGCGGTTTCGTTCGTGATGCAATTTGGGCCGCTCTTCGTGACACGGTTTATCTTCGGCCTCGACTTCGCGGACTTTTACAATGCCGCTGGCGACTGGCTCGCCGGAATGGACCCTTATGCCCGCGGCAGGCTATATACGCCGCCGTCCTCGATCCTCGTTGGGTTGGCGTTTCATTGGACATCGTTCGCAATCGCACGCCTTCTGTTCTTCTTCATTAATATTGCTCTTGTATACGCTTCCTTAAGGGCGCTTTCACGCCAGTTCCAACTCACGCGCGCGAACGAATCCGCGCTGCTTGGAATTACCGCGGTCTTCTACCCATTCTACTTTCTGGTGGAACGTGGAAATCTCGACGGCATCATGCTGGCCCTTTTAGTGTTCGGCTTCCGAAGCCGAAATTCGCTGTTTCGCGCCGGTATGGTAGGAGCAAGCCTCGCGGTGAAGGTTTATACCGGGCTCATGGTCCTGGTGCTGTTACGTAAGCG
The genomic region above belongs to Terriglobales bacterium and contains:
- a CDS encoding glycosyltransferase family 87 protein, producing MPTEADVEPLPTRRTHEILPIIFWALFLQLFLLIAVSFVMQFGPLFVTRFIFGLDFADFYNAAGDWLAGMDPYARGRLYTPPSSILVGLAFHWTSFAIARLLFFFINIALVYASLRALSRQFQLTRANESALLGITAVFYPFYFLVERGNLDGIMLALLVFGFRSRNSLFRAGMVGASLAVKVYTGLMVLVLLRKRSWKVAGLAVLVVLLLQVPFAALAPNFIQAVSGRSELFRMDENISPAALFKLVLFAAGGDFWKLAFLLTWAATLLVRLLHAGGGDLRETWPTFVPWMISFPIVVYPYSGVLALSLVALIAAHAQQRKILNSEAVVLIGFGLLGFQAIAWTAFGARSALALVLIHSICSLGTLLMLLGACWLPQYGNNAEAS
- a CDS encoding UbiA family prenyltransferase, yielding MQTIDTVTTPAKDVPLCVDLDGTLVKSDLLIDACLVTVRRRPELLLRMPFWLLRGKAGFKAALAKEIQLSPSGLPYNEELLQYLRDEHARGRKLHLATGANDQIASGVARHLGIFESVICSDDRRNLTGYSKLHVLNERFGEGGFDYIGNSNQDLPILENANKAMLANASWATSAKARLKNIAVEREFNHRKNTMVAILSAIRARQWPKNLLIFLPLFLSHEFGDRSKLINSFLAFVAFSFVASAGYILNDMLDMEADRQHPRKRKRPFAAGDLSPVAGLIVAAVLLCAAGVYSSTQPAKFAYMLCAYLVGTISYSFLLKKIAILDVLVLAGLYTIRIICGSVVTSVPLSTWFESFSLFFFLSLAIVKRYEELQGLRERHALPANDRGYRVDDIEQLRSFGTASAYAAVVIFVLYVSSPDVQRLYHHPQALWAIVPVLVYWINRVWLLAHRGEMHEDPVVFALTDRVSIWIGAFSAIILILGAR